The Streptomyces tubercidicus DNA segment CGACGGCCCTCGGGCACGGCCACGACAAGCCCGCAATCACGCAGACACGCCAGCTGGTTGGACAGCCGGGTCCGCGAGATGCCGAGTGCCTCGGCGAGGTCGGAGGGGTAGGCGGGGGCCTCGCGCAGCGCGAGCAGCAGTCGGCAGCGGATCGGATCGGCCAGCGCCCGCCCGAACCGGGTCAGGGCGTCGAGGTCGGTGGCGAGGGTCAGCATGGAAGAGACGATACACGTTTGCTTGAATCCATGAATCTGTGAACTATCGTCGCCCGCTGCCCCGTGCAGCGTGCTGATCAGCTTCCGCAGGCGCAGGCTGCGGCGGGGGCCTCCTCGGCTGGCCGGCTTGTGCAGCAGGCGTCGCCGGTCGTGGCCGCGTTGGGGTCGGCGCTCTTGCCGAGGGTGTCGGCGTCGGCCTTGACGACGTAGACCTCCCACGGTTCCCGGCCGGGGCCATGCACC contains these protein-coding regions:
- a CDS encoding ArsR/SmtB family transcription factor; protein product: MLTLATDLDALTRFGRALADPIRCRLLLALREAPAYPSDLAEALGISRTRLSNQLACLRDCGLVVAVPEGRRSRYELADARLGHALDDLRTTVLAVEADKTCPDAETKGCC